taccaggcggtgatacagcccgccaggatgctctcgattgtgcatctgtagaagtttgtgagtgcttttggtgacaagccaaatttcttcagcctcctgaggttgaataggcgctgctgcgccttcttcacgatgctgtctgtgtgagtggaccaattcagtttgtctgtgatgtgtatgccgaggaacttaaaacttgctaccctctccactactgttccatcgatgtggataggggggtgttccctctgctgtttcctgaagtccacaatcatctccttagttttgttgacgttgagtgtgaggttattttcctgacaccacactccgagggccctcacctcctccctgtaggccgtctcgtcgttgttggtaatcaagcctaccactgttgtgtcgtccgcaaacttgatgattgagttggaggcgtgcgtggtcacgcagtcgtgggtgaacagggagtacaggagagggctcagaacgcacccttgtggggccccagtgttgaggatcagcggggaggagatgttgttgcctaccctcaccacctgggggcggcccgtcaggaagtccagtacccagttgcacagggcggggtcgagacccagggtctcgagcttgatgacgagcttggagggtactatggtgttgaatgccgagctgtagtcgatgaacagcattctcacataggtattcctcttgtccagatgggttagggcagtgtgcagtgtggttgagattgcatcatctgtggacctatttgggcggtaagcaaattggagtgggtctagggtgtcaggtagggtggaggtgatatggtccttgactagtctctcaaagcacttcatgatgacggatgtgagtgctacggggcggtagtcgtttagctcagttaccttagctttcttgggaacaggaacaatggtggccctcttgaagcatgtgggaacagcagactggtatagggattgattgaatatgtccgtaaacacaccggccagctggtctgcgcatgctctgagggcgcggctggggatgccgtctgggcctgcagccttgcgagggttaacacgtttaaatgtcttactcacctcggctgcagtgaaggagagaccgcacgttttcattgcaggccgtgtcagtggcactgtattgtcctcaaagcgggcaaaaagttatttagtctgcctgggagcaagacatcctggtccgtgactgggctggatttcttcctgtagtccgtgattgactgtagaccctgccacatgcctcttgtgtctgagccgttgaattgagattctactttgtctctgtactgacgcttagcttgtttaatagccttgcggagggaatagctgcactgtttgtattcagtcatgttaccagacaccttgccctgattaaaagcagtggttcgcgctttcagtttcacacgaatgctgccatcaatccacggtttctggttagggaatgttttaattgttgctatgggaacgacatcttcaacgcacgttctaataaTGAACcggcacaccgaatcagcgtattcgtcaatgttgttatctgacgcaatacgaaacatctcccagtccacgtgatggaagcagtcttggagtgtggagtcagcttggtcagaccagcgttgaacagacctcagcgtgggagcctcttgttttagtttctgtctgtaggcagggatcaacaaaatggagtcgtggtcagcttttccgaaaggggggggggcggggcagggccttatatgcgtcgcggaagttagagtaacaatgatccaaggtctttccacccctggttgcgcaatcgatatgctgataaaatttaggagtcttgttttcagattagccttgttaaaatccctagctacaatgaatgcagcctccggataaatcgtttccagtttgcagagagttaaataaagttcgttcagagccatcgatgtgtctgcttggggggggatatatacggctgtgattataatcgaagagaattctcttggtagataatgcggtctacatttgattgtgaggagttctaaatcaggtgaacagaaggatttgagttcctgtatgtttctttcatcacaccatgtcacgttagtcataaggcatacgcccccgcccctcttcttaccagaaagatgtttgtttctgtcggcgcgatgcgtggagaaacccgttggctgcaccgcctcggatagcgtctctccagtgagccatgtttccgtgaaacaaagaacgttacagtctctgatgtccctctggaatgctacccttgctcggatttcatcaaccttgttgtcaagagactggacattggcaagaagaatgctagggagtggtgcacagtgtgcccgtctccggagtctgaccagaagaccgcctcgtttccctctttttcggagtcgttttttttgggtcgctgcatggaatccactccgttgtcctgtttgtaaggcagaacacaggatccgcgtcgcgaaaaacatattcttggtcgtactgatggtgagttgacgctgatcttatattcagtagttcttctcgactgtatgtaatgaaacctaagatgacctggggtactaatgtaagaaataacacttaaaaaaacaaaaaactgcatagtttcctaggaacgcgaagcgaggcggccatctctgtcggcgccggaagtgttaGTATTGTaaaatattgtaaaaacaacctgaggatggattataaaaaaacgtttgacatgtttctacgaactttacggatactatttggaattttcgtcagCCCGgacgtgaccgctcgagcctgtggatttctgaacataacgcgccaaccaaatggaggtattttggatataaaaataatctttatggaacaaaaggaacatttattgtgtaactgtcACGTGAGTGCAAATATCCGAAGATCAtgaaaggtaagcgattcattttattgcttttctgactttcgtgaccaatctgcttggctgctagctgtttgtaatgttttgtctgctgagagagatgtccttacataaacgcttggtatgctttcgccgaaaagcttttttgaaatctgacacgccaggcggattaacaacaagctaagctgtgttttgctatattgcacttgtgatttcatgaaaattaaatatttttagtaatttaatttgaacttggtgctctgcaattcagtggatgttgacggaaatgatcccgctaacgggatgggtgcatcaagaagtgaATCACTGCTAGACAACCGTCAGGTCcttttttgcagtattatttaAGTGATaaaaaggatgcatgttttggattatgttttattctgtacaggcttccttttcactttgtcattaaggttagtattgtggaataactacaatgttgttgatccatcctcagtgttcacctatcacaaccattaaactctgtaactgttttaaagtcaccattggcctcatggtgaaatccctgagtggtttccttcctctccagtttGGAAGGACTCCtgaatctttgtagtgactgggtatattgatacagcatccaaagtgtaattaataacttcaccattcctcaaagggatattcaatgtctgtattttgttttacccatctatcaataggtgcccttctttgcgaggcatttcAGCTTCCAATTTTTATTAATAAGTAAACATGTTTtagaaaaaaacataattccacttcgacattatggggtatttattgtgtgtaggccagtgacaaaacatctcaaatgtaatccattttaaattcagtctgtaacacaacaacatgtggaaaaagtcaaggtgtcaatactttctgaagcacTGTAGATAGAGAGTAGCACAAATATAGCACAATTGCATAGAAAAATCACTTGACAAAACTCAAGAAAGAGTGTCTCTTACTGTCGTTGCTCTTGATTGCGTAGACGTCCACGGAGGAGTCGAACTCGCCAGGGCTGAAGAACCCACCAAAGTTGAGGGGGTTCCCAGGGCTGTCTGGAGGGGTGCCGAAGGAGCCGGTGAgtgctcctcccatcccatcgttctcgtactcctcctcctctcctcctgcctccacctccatctcctcctgctctgcCCGGTCCACATCATGGATCCCCACCAGCAGACTGTAGTCCATGATCTTCAGAGTGGCCAGGAACTGATGCACACAAACGGGAGAGATGGCAGATATTGCAACAAATGTTAATTTGGGAAATTTCCCTGGAGGACATTAAACTCACTATTCTTCCATTTTGTCAACCTAAAGTCATGTCTTTGTTCACAGGTACTTaggtgaaactggttgaaagGACTAGAAACAAAAACACAATGTGCAGAAGTCCATTTACCCAGATATTTAAACAACGACGACTGTAATGAGAATAAAAACAACATCAATTCGAGCAGCCGTGAGATGTCTCCTACCTCTACGTCGCGCTTTAGTTTCTCCAAGAAGTACTTCTTGTTGTCATCTCCTATCTGCAGCTTCTGGCCCTCGTTCAGAAAGTCGTTGTCTTTAAAGGTGGGGAGTTCCTTGGCCTGAGCAGAGTGATAGAAATTAGAATCAAAATATTCAGAGACTGGCACAAATGACAGAGGTCTTTCTTGCTGTTAATTTTGATGCATGAAAAGTAGGGTCATTTGATTCAGTTTCCACTCATTGTCCTTGGATTGACTTTTTAGGGAGAACAACTATTTCAGCTATTTCCTCTTGGTGTAATGGTTAAGACGGTGGGTTTCTTGAGCGAGAGGTCCGCAGTACGAATCCGACCAGTGACATTGGCCCCACCAGgttctgtctgtccctcactgGGCGTGAACCAGCAACCTTCTGTTCCCAACAACAACTCAGCAGTCACAAAGCAGTATCACGCACCGCTCTACAAAAGACGTAGCCAGGAAGGGAAATAACTACTTCTAGGTTTCAGAGCGGGTAATGTAACTCGCATGGTGGATACTACTAGCGCACACAGCTAACTATTCCACATGGACTACACTCACCCCCTTTTGACTTCCCCTTCTGCGCAGCATGGACAGCAGTCGGACATGGCCCAACTGtggatgtgttatttcatttgtGCTTCATTATCATTAGATGGAAAAATCATTACTTCTGCACTTTTCTAAAAGTATTTTGGGCTGTAAATGAGTTTTGTTTATAGCTGGTTAGTttgatgctttttttttttagcatGATCCACACAATTATTTTGGGTTCCTGTCATTGTACCCCAACACTCCTCTCATCATCATCGTATCTATGTAAATGAACGCACCTTCTCTTTGTCACTGGCTTCCCTTGAGACTGTGGAAccctgaatgagagagagaaaaaaagaaaagatcaTTCACAGAGATGTCACGgaattcagagttagagacagacatTCGTTGCATCTTTGTTCCCCCTTTGTTTCTCCTGGACTTGACAGTATGGTTATAACATTGTCATATTTCAGAAAGCAGAATTGTTTCCCCCAGAGAATGCCTGTCAGCCACAGAGGTGTTTGTTGTGAAGGGAAACGACGTTCTGCGAGTCAATAGGCATGTACGCCTCTATTCTCAGTGTTGTTGCCCATGCACAAAGAGACAGATTTACTGAGCTTTTCCACAAGAGCAGAATTCTTAACCATTTCCCCTTCTAAataatgggctcccgagtggtgcagcggtctaatgcactgcatctcagtgcaagatgcgtcactacagtctctggttggattccaggctgtatcacatccagccgtgattgggagtcccatagggtggtacacaattggcccagcgtcgttcgggtctggccgggggtaggccgtcattgtaaataagaatgtgttcttaacagacttgcctagttaaataaaggtaaaaagaataataataaaaaagaatACATCACATAAGCAGAAAATAGTCTATAAATCTAGACTTAAGTAAGTTGCTGGAGTTCTACTGGGAACCGGAATACTCTGCAAGCACCCTACGCATTGAGCTTGTTATAAATGCCCTTACCCCAATGAGCGCCAACAGTGTTACAGCTGTAAGTGTGCTCCTAGTGCCCTACTGGAGTTCGTGTACTACCAGTAAGTGTTCTCCCAGTTAGTTCCCTCCAAGCTAGTGTGCACATCGACACCTACCTTCAGGTCGTACTTGCGGTGCACGGTGAGACGGTGGCTGAATACATTACGGGTCACCACCAGGTACGTCTCAACCCCGTCCACTGTTAGCCGGTACATGCCCAGGAACTGAGGGAGCAGAGTGCTGCCATGACACTCCACTATGAACTGAGGAGAcccagaggaggaggatggaaatatagggagaggaaaggagagagagagaggaggaaggagaatgaGTAATGCAAAGGAAACAGTGGGAGAGCTCCAGTAATGACGTCGGCATAATTGTTAGCTATTACAAAAGGATAGTCCCGTCAAATCGGACAATTCGCAGATATTTCTGCAGCACCACACTGAAAGGTCCTCGATATTTGAGGACAACATGCTCCCTTCAACATGTACTACATGTATGTTTGTacagaaaatatacattttttaaattctaaCGTGTTATATTTGTGCCTGCGGTAACTCTCCCACCTGGTGGTACTTCTTGAGGATGTTGTGCATCTCGGCGATGTCTTCGCTGGACACCGTCTTGATGACGAAGCGGTGGTCGTAGCTGGACAGGAAGCGGTTGCCAAAGCGCCCCTGGGAGTCGCTGTTCAGCGGGGCGCTCCTCGTCAGAGAGTTCTGATGATGATCCACCACAGGAGGGAGcccgggggagggagagacatacAGAGCAGAAAATTGAGGCTTTGGCGTGAATGAAAAGCCCTCTATAAAGAAAATGTTTCATAATTACTTCACGAGTTAGTCATGGATCAATGGATTTCATTTACAGAGCTATTCCAAGCTCAAAAAAAACCTTCACATAGGGATCCATTTAGCAAGGCTACCAAGATAGTTTAACTTAATGTAACAAACCATGCTTGGTATGATTCTCTAAACACTAAAAACACACACTGTTTACATGTGATAACTCAGTAAAAAGGGGGCAGTCTTTTAGTTCTATGTCAACAAATGCTGATAAAGACTTACTACATTGAGTTGAAGGGTGAAATCCAGAGAAAGACTTACTACATTGGGTTGAAGGGTGAAATCCAGAGAAAGACTTACTACATTGGGTTGAAGGGTGAAATCCAGAGAAAGACTTACTACATTGAGTTGAAGGGTGAAATCCAGAGAAAGACTTACTACATTGAGTTGAAGGGTGAAATCCAGAGAAAGACTTACTACATTGGTTTGGGGGAAGAATTGGAATCTGCAATGAGTCAAACTGGGCAGGGAACAACAGGGAGTTCCCTCTGGTACTCTGATCTGCTCTCTCCTTAACTGTCCTCCAGCCTTTTGACATCACTGAGCCGTGCCAAGCAAACGTCTATCCTCACTGTCTTTCAGTTCGCTACTGTGAACCCATCCTCAAACGGTCTTTCTCGTCAGTTAACCCATCCTACATTCTTCCCCTGTAGACATCTCCACACGGGAGACCATATTTTACCTGGTAATCCTGGTCATCGATGCAGAACCTCTCCCTCAGGTTGCGGAACACCATAGGGCAGTACTCTTTGAATTTAAAGCGGCTGGGCAGGTTCTCTCTGAGAGATACAAGAGTGTTGAAGAGTGTTAATATAGAAGAGTGTGTTAGCCCATTAGCAGTCAGAGCGTTGATGTCATCTGAGGAAGCATTGGAACAGATAACGGAAACGTGAGAAGCAATTGACCAGCATACTACACTAGAGGTGCTTCACTGCGAGGATGATTTGCAATGCAAAGATAATCCGTTAAGTGTTCGATGAATGTTTTGACTACAACCCCAGTGTAGTGGAGATCGCCAGAGGCATAATCCTGATTTGGCaggaaaataaaagtatggcatgtGATATATCAGAAGATGTGTAGTAGACTTATTACCAACCTAAAATAGTCATATAAATCATACAGTTTATCCGGATAAATAGCttctaaaatatatgtaaacagaccatTCTTGTCTCAATTTTGTCTTTTCTTGGAAAGCTGCGAGTGCTATTACATGACACAATGTCAGTACTTGTTACGTTACAACGTGTCTAAgtcctatcatcaactgatttcagACAGTTTATGGCTGTGGGTTGAttgcattgtttgaatggaatgttgaCATATTGGCAGTTCATTTGACAAAATGtatggaatcattcctctaaaactgtctggctagctaAATTCATTACAttacacaatatcttatcacagcactggcaaaccatggttgaccaactccctgaccaaaatgcTGACTGTTAGCACGtcataagaaggttcatgtccattctatTACTCTAAATCTATGGTTAGTCCCTTAGCAGAGTCAGAGTGTCTGAGGAACTCACTGGACTAGATAAAGGAAATATGAGAAGCTCCTGACCAGCATACTAGAGGTGCTTCACTATGAGGATGATTTCCATTGCAAAGCTGCACAGTTAAGTGTTCAGTTAATGTTTTGACTACAACTCCAGTGTAGTGGGGATCGCTAGACCCATGGTGAGTTAAAAAGTTACCTTTAGACCCATAACTCACCATGGGTCTAGCGATCCCCACTACACTGGAGTTGTAGTCAAAACATTAACAGGTGATAAGAAGAACTTGATCTGGCTCGTGATTTAAAAGCACACCACATCATAGACAATTGGGCCAACCAAGCCAAGACCTTCTCTCTCCTAATCAGTAGCATAACATAGTGTTAGCAGATTTCAGGTAGTACCGTACCATATATTTTAGACAATGCAGCTAAATTGGCCTCTTGTTTGAGTTTATATGGGGCAGTAATATGATATGGCAGGTTGCAAAGTTAGGACCCGGGATACCTACTTGTTAAATAGGTGGTTGTCCACTTTGATCTTACTGTAGGCTTTAAAATCATCAGGCATCAGCATTACTGGTACAGGCACGTTACTTAACTCGTTGATCTGAAATAGAGGGGCGATAGAAAGAGCAGGAGATCAGAATAGAATGCTAGAGCAGGGAAGAGGAGGTCAACACACTAATCCCCACACCAGACCAAACTGCAGTGAACCAGTGTCTATTTACTGACAATCATTCACTTTGGACCAAAGCGAACTGACAGCAGCGCTCTCTGGCTGAGTCCCTTGTCACACTGTTGAGCTTATCTACTGAGACAGATTCACTGTAAGGAACAGACTGATTCCCAGAGCGAGCCCTCTCCATAGATTTATAAACTCCAGACAGTAAGAGGAGTGGCAGGGAGGGAACGTGAATAAACGCTTCAAAAGAAAAAAAGGAGACAAGAATTTATCCGGGAGACACAGACGCGGCTAAAATAGGAGAGAAATGGGAAAGTTACCTTGAGGTAGAAAAATAATAGCATACGGAGCACAAACACATTGAGTTGTATGGAATATGCAGGACATAGCCTCTCATAGAGCTGGGGTTTTGAGTTATATCAGGCTCTCTCTCTGAGACTACTTCAAGGGATAGACTCTCATTCAACTGTCTGACATGCTATGAAAAAGCACCGTCTACCATGCCAACAGGTTATGCTCTGGtcaatgttttttatttgaaCCTTTTACTTAACGAGAGAAGTCAAACGAAGAACagattattatttacaatgacggcctacaccggccaagcaccgctgggccaattgtgcgccaccctatgggactcccgatcacagccgatTGTGAtccagcctggatttgaaccagggtgtccgcagtgatgcctcaagcactgagaccgatgcgccactcaggagcccaaatgAATGTGTCCTTCAAAAGTATCATCATATTCATTTTGTCATTAGAGGCATAGCTTAATGCCTTCAGCAGGCGGACACAATCGATA
This Oncorhynchus tshawytscha isolate Ot180627B linkage group LG32, Otsh_v2.0, whole genome shotgun sequence DNA region includes the following protein-coding sequences:
- the LOC112245672 gene encoding phosphatidylinositol 5-phosphate 4-kinase type-2 beta-like is translated as MSSNCTSVAPVSASKTKTKKKHFIGQKVKLFRASEPILSVLMWGVNHTINELSNVPVPVMLMPDDFKAYSKIKVDNHLFNKENLPSRFKFKEYCPMVFRNLRERFCIDDQDYQNSLTRSAPLNSDSQGRFGNRFLSSYDHRFVIKTVSSEDIAEMHNILKKYHQFIVECHGSTLLPQFLGMYRLTVDGVETYLVVTRNVFSHRLTVHRKYDLKGSTVSREASDKEKAKELPTFKDNDFLNEGQKLQIGDDNKKYFLEKLKRDVEFLATLKIMDYSLLVGIHDVDRAEQEEMEVEAGGEEEEYENDGMGGALTGSFGTPPDSPGNPLNFGGFFSPGEFDSSVDVYAIKSNDSAVKKEVYFMAIIDILTHYDAKKKAAHAAKTVKHGAGAEISTVNPEQYSKRFFEFMSNILS